In Amia ocellicauda isolate fAmiCal2 chromosome 7, fAmiCal2.hap1, whole genome shotgun sequence, one genomic interval encodes:
- the itga7 gene encoding integrin alpha-7 isoform X1, with translation MALYRTHRAAVGPSACTVLLLFLGALLAGQGWGFNLDTTETLTKEGEANSFFGFSVALHQQLTPEPKSWILVGAPQARGIVTDGASRTGALFKCPITAEEWDCERVNIDNEVSANRESKENQWLGVTVKSQGVGGKVVTCAHLYELRQRVKQPSETRDPIGRCYVLSEDLTERDDLDGGEWKFCEGRPQGHEQFGYCQQGISASFTPDKRYILFGAPGTYNWKGELRVQLLDLSVIDIGFYDDGPYEVADEQEKNDKLIPVPYNSYLGFSIDSAKGIISQKELTFVAGAPRANHTGAVVLLHKDNVYRLVPKHILWGEELASSFGYSVAAADLNNDGWVDLLVGAPNFFDRKEEIGGAVYVYLNPKGRKEWAKPVRLNGTYDSMFGLTVSSVGDLDQDGYGDIAVGAPFDGDGKVYIYRGSASGIITKAAQVLDGLAVGVQRFGYSISGGLDIDGNSYPDLAVGSLNDQVVLYRSRPVINIGRTVKITPQNIDLEQRNCQGRDGVCVDVKACFSYTAHPSSYRPHITLAVLFEADTERRKLSLPHRVNFLGRVDREPEYQHSEEVLLQGQHHVACQTATFQLQDNLRDKLRPISISVTHSVKRVWHSHVPASQLGELSPVLSPAMPPTLHDEVNFLRQGCGEDKICQSNLRLRYRFGIRHHASDLFTQLPKDIEGTPVFSLSDQKAVTLEVTVTNLPSDPRYPQQDGDDAHAAQLLVAVPDTLSYSGFRGPQDKQLVCQANQNGSLAECELGNPLKRGSKLTFYVILSTSGITIETTDLFVNLSLNTISEQLDLKPIVAHAKVVIELPLSVAGVARPHQLFFSGTVRGESAMTSQEDMGSLVEYEFTVTNPGQSLQTLGSAFLNVMWPHELANGKWLLYPTAMEFKGQPNTRCTTSQPLNVLNKSPVYQSQALQNTNSPTRKVRSHPEEEDRVLTQSIMGRTTPAVAASERRKSLELDCQLGSARCMLFQCPLHSFSSSAVLKIWARLWNSTFLEEFPSVSALDLIVKANITVKSTIKHLVLKDAAAKISVMIYPEHGVSDQYGIPWWIILIAVLAGILVLALLVCLLWKCGFFRRAQHKDTVPQYHAVKIPRQDRPQFKDEKTGTLQKKEWATHWSDGAS, from the exons GATCCTGGTGGGGGCGCCACAGGCCCGCGGCATAGTGACAGACGGAGCCAGTCGCACAGGGGCGCTGTTCAAGTGTCCAATCACAGCGGAGGAGTGGGACTGCGAGCGAGTGAACATCGACAACGAGG TGAGCGCTAATCGGGAGAGCAAGGAGAATCAATGGCTCGGGGTGACAGTCAAGAGCCAGGGCGTTGGAGGAAAAGTGGtg ACATGCGCCCACCTGTACGAGTTGCGGCAGCGCGTGAAGCAACCCTCGGAGACGCGGGACCCCATTGGGCGCTGTTACGTGCTCAGCGAGGACCTGACAGAGCGGGACGACCTGGACGGCGGGGAGTGGAAATTCTGTGAGGGGCGGCCGCAGGGGCATGAGCAGTTCGGCTACTGCCAGCAGGGCATCTCCGCCAGCTTCACCCCCGACAAGAGGTACATCCTCTTCGGGGCGCCGGGCACCTACAACTGGAAAG GTGAGTTGAGGGTCCAGCTCCTTGACCTGTCTGTGATTGACATTGGCTTCTATGACGACGGGCCCTACGAGGTGGCAGACGAACAGGAGAAGAATGACAAGCTGATCCCAGTGCCCTATAACAGCTACCTGG GATTTTCAATAGACTCTGCCAAGGGCATCATCAGCCAGAAGGAGCTGACTTTTGTGGCCGGGGCGCCCCGTGCCAACCACACGGGCGCCGTGGTCCTGCTGCACAAGGACAATGTGTACAGACTGGTACCTAAGCACATCCTGTGGGGCGAGGAGTTGGCATCTTCTTTTGGGTATTCTGTCGCTGCAGCTGACCTCAACAATGATGG TTGGGTGGACCTGTTAGTGGGGGCTCCTAATTTCTTTGACCGGAAGGAGGAGATCGGCGGCGCTGTGTACGTGTACCTCAACCCAAAGGGCCGCAAGGAGTGGGCCAAGCCTGTGCGGCTCAATGGCACCTATGACTCCATGTTCGGTCTGACGGTCAGCAGCGTGGGTGATCTGGACCAGGATGGATATGGAG aCATCGCAGTGGGAGCCCCATTCGATGGCGATGGCAAGGTCTACATCTACCGTGGCTCTGCCTCTGGCATCATCACCAAGGCTGCCCAG GTGCTGGATGGGTTGGCTGTGGGGGTGCAGCGTTTCGGATACTCCATTTCGGGGGGTCTGGACATCGACGGGAACTCTTACCCCGACTTGGCAGTGGGCTCCCTCAATGATCAGGTGGTCCTGTACAG GTCTCGTCCAGTAATCAACATAGGCCGAACCGTCAAAATCACGCCCCAAAACATCGACCTGGAGCAACGCAACTGTCAGGGCCGTGATGGAGTGTG TGTGGACGTGAAGGCCTGCTTCAGTTACACTGCGCACCCCTCATCCTACAGACCCCATATCA CTTTGGCAGTTCTGTTTGAGGCCGACACCGAGCGTAGGAAGTTGAGCCTCCCACATCGCGTCAACTTCCTGGGCCGGGTGGATAGAGAGCCAGAGTACCAGCACTCAGAGGAGGTGTTGCTCCAAGGGCAGCATCACGTCGCCTGCCAGACAGCCACCTTCCAGCTGCAG GACAACCTGCGAGACAAGCTGAGGCCTATATCAATCTCCGTCACCCACTCTGTGAAACGTGTGTGGCACTCCCATGTCCCTGCCAGCCAGCTAGGGGAGCTGTCTCCAGTACTGAGTCCTGCCATGCCCCCCACACTGCACGACGAG GTGAATTTCTTACGGCAGGGCTGTGGAGAAGACAAGATCTGCCAGAGCAACCTGCGGCTCCGCTATCGATTCGGGATCCGCCACCACGCTTCAGATCTCTTCACCCAGTTGCCCAA GGACATTGAAGGCACGCCTgtcttctctctctcagaccaGAAGGCTGTGACCTTGGAGGTTACCGTCACCAACCTGCCCTCTGACCCGCGCTACCCCCAGCAGGACGGAGACGATGCCCATGCTGCCCAGCTACTGGTGGCCGTGCCGGACACTCTGTCCTACTCCGGCTTCAGGGGCCCGCAG GACAAGCAGCTGGTGTGTCAGGCCAATCAGAACGGCTCCCTGGCAGAATGCGAACTGGGAAATCCACTCAAAAGAGGCTCCAAG ctCACCTTCTATGTAATCCTGAGCACCTCTGGTATCACCATAGAAACCACCGACCTGTTTGTCAACCTATCACTGAACAC TATCAGTGAACAGCTGGACCTGAAACCCATTGTGGCTCATGCCAAAGTTGTGATCGagctccctctctctgttgCTGG GGTGGCTCGTCCTCACCAGCTCTTCTTCAGCGGGACAGTGAGAGGCGAGAGTGCGATGACATCACAGGAGGACATGGGCAGTTTGGTGGAGTACGAGTTCAcg GTGACCAATCCTGGGCAGTCCCTCCAGACACTAGGCTCCGCCTTCCTGAACGTCATGTGGCCCCACGAGCTAGCCAATGGGAAGTGGCTACTGTACCCCACAGCGATGGAGTTTAAAGGGCAGCCCAACACTCGCTGCACAACCTCCCAACCTCTCAACGTCCTGAACAAGAGTCCCGTCTACCAATCCCAGGCTTTACAGAACACG AATTCCCCAACCAGGAAGGTCCGGTCCCACCCAGAGGAGGAGGACAGGGTCTTGACGCAAAGCATCATGGGTAGGACAACTCCAGCTGTGGCTGCCTCAGAAAGGAGGAAGTCTCTGGAGCTG GACTGCCAGCTGGGCTCTGCGCGCTGCATGCTGTTCCAGTGTCCCCTGCACAGCTTCTCCAGCTCGGCCGTGCTGAAGATCTGGGCCCGGCTGTGGAACAGCACCTTCCTGGAG GAGTTTCCCTCAGTCAGTGCCCTAGACTTGATAGTCAAGGCAAACATCACAGTCAAGTCCACCATTAAACACCTGGTGTTAAAGGATGCTGCTGCCAAG ATCTCAGTGATGATATATCCAGAGCACGGGGTCTCCGATCAATACGGGATCCCCTGGTGGATCATCCTGATAGccgtcctggcagggatcctggTCTTAGCCCTGCTGGTGTGTCTGCTGTGGAAG TGTGGGTTCTTCAGGCGAGCCCAGCACAAAGACACCGTTCCCCAGTACCATGCTGTGAAGATCCCCCGGCAGGACAGGCCGCAGTTCAAAGACGAGAAGACGGGCACCCTGCAGAAGAAGGAGTGGGCAACGCACTGGAGTGACGGGGCCTCCTGA
- the itga7 gene encoding integrin alpha-7 isoform X2, with amino-acid sequence MALYRTHRAAVGPSACTVLLLFLGALLAGQGWGFNLDTTETLTKEGEANSFFGFSVALHQQLTPEPKSWILVGAPQARGIVTDGASRTGALFKCPITAEEWDCERVNIDNEVSANRESKENQWLGVTVKSQGVGGKVVTCAHLYELRQRVKQPSETRDPIGRCYVLSEDLTERDDLDGGEWKFCEGRPQGHEQFGYCQQGISASFTPDKRYILFGAPGTYNWKGLLFMTSPVEDTLVYKTLEPSERATTFEDVAQNSYLGFSIDSAKGIISQKELTFVAGAPRANHTGAVVLLHKDNVYRLVPKHILWGEELASSFGYSVAAADLNNDGWVDLLVGAPNFFDRKEEIGGAVYVYLNPKGRKEWAKPVRLNGTYDSMFGLTVSSVGDLDQDGYGDIAVGAPFDGDGKVYIYRGSASGIITKAAQVLDGLAVGVQRFGYSISGGLDIDGNSYPDLAVGSLNDQVVLYRSRPVINIGRTVKITPQNIDLEQRNCQGRDGVCVDVKACFSYTAHPSSYRPHITLAVLFEADTERRKLSLPHRVNFLGRVDREPEYQHSEEVLLQGQHHVACQTATFQLQDNLRDKLRPISISVTHSVKRVWHSHVPASQLGELSPVLSPAMPPTLHDEVNFLRQGCGEDKICQSNLRLRYRFGIRHHASDLFTQLPKDIEGTPVFSLSDQKAVTLEVTVTNLPSDPRYPQQDGDDAHAAQLLVAVPDTLSYSGFRGPQDKQLVCQANQNGSLAECELGNPLKRGSKLTFYVILSTSGITIETTDLFVNLSLNTISEQLDLKPIVAHAKVVIELPLSVAGVARPHQLFFSGTVRGESAMTSQEDMGSLVEYEFTVTNPGQSLQTLGSAFLNVMWPHELANGKWLLYPTAMEFKGQPNTRCTTSQPLNVLNKSPVYQSQALQNTNSPTRKVRSHPEEEDRVLTQSIMGRTTPAVAASERRKSLELDCQLGSARCMLFQCPLHSFSSSAVLKIWARLWNSTFLEEFPSVSALDLIVKANITVKSTIKHLVLKDAAAKISVMIYPEHGVSDQYGIPWWIILIAVLAGILVLALLVCLLWKCGFFRRAQHKDTVPQYHAVKIPRQDRPQFKDEKTGTLQKKEWATHWSDGAS; translated from the exons GATCCTGGTGGGGGCGCCACAGGCCCGCGGCATAGTGACAGACGGAGCCAGTCGCACAGGGGCGCTGTTCAAGTGTCCAATCACAGCGGAGGAGTGGGACTGCGAGCGAGTGAACATCGACAACGAGG TGAGCGCTAATCGGGAGAGCAAGGAGAATCAATGGCTCGGGGTGACAGTCAAGAGCCAGGGCGTTGGAGGAAAAGTGGtg ACATGCGCCCACCTGTACGAGTTGCGGCAGCGCGTGAAGCAACCCTCGGAGACGCGGGACCCCATTGGGCGCTGTTACGTGCTCAGCGAGGACCTGACAGAGCGGGACGACCTGGACGGCGGGGAGTGGAAATTCTGTGAGGGGCGGCCGCAGGGGCATGAGCAGTTCGGCTACTGCCAGCAGGGCATCTCCGCCAGCTTCACCCCCGACAAGAGGTACATCCTCTTCGGGGCGCCGGGCACCTACAACTGGAAAG GGCTCCTGTTCATGACCAGCCCCGTCGAGGACACGCTGGTATACAAAACGTTGGAGCCGTCAGAGCGCGCCACCACCTTTGAGGACGTAGCTCAGAATAGCTACTTAG GATTTTCAATAGACTCTGCCAAGGGCATCATCAGCCAGAAGGAGCTGACTTTTGTGGCCGGGGCGCCCCGTGCCAACCACACGGGCGCCGTGGTCCTGCTGCACAAGGACAATGTGTACAGACTGGTACCTAAGCACATCCTGTGGGGCGAGGAGTTGGCATCTTCTTTTGGGTATTCTGTCGCTGCAGCTGACCTCAACAATGATGG TTGGGTGGACCTGTTAGTGGGGGCTCCTAATTTCTTTGACCGGAAGGAGGAGATCGGCGGCGCTGTGTACGTGTACCTCAACCCAAAGGGCCGCAAGGAGTGGGCCAAGCCTGTGCGGCTCAATGGCACCTATGACTCCATGTTCGGTCTGACGGTCAGCAGCGTGGGTGATCTGGACCAGGATGGATATGGAG aCATCGCAGTGGGAGCCCCATTCGATGGCGATGGCAAGGTCTACATCTACCGTGGCTCTGCCTCTGGCATCATCACCAAGGCTGCCCAG GTGCTGGATGGGTTGGCTGTGGGGGTGCAGCGTTTCGGATACTCCATTTCGGGGGGTCTGGACATCGACGGGAACTCTTACCCCGACTTGGCAGTGGGCTCCCTCAATGATCAGGTGGTCCTGTACAG GTCTCGTCCAGTAATCAACATAGGCCGAACCGTCAAAATCACGCCCCAAAACATCGACCTGGAGCAACGCAACTGTCAGGGCCGTGATGGAGTGTG TGTGGACGTGAAGGCCTGCTTCAGTTACACTGCGCACCCCTCATCCTACAGACCCCATATCA CTTTGGCAGTTCTGTTTGAGGCCGACACCGAGCGTAGGAAGTTGAGCCTCCCACATCGCGTCAACTTCCTGGGCCGGGTGGATAGAGAGCCAGAGTACCAGCACTCAGAGGAGGTGTTGCTCCAAGGGCAGCATCACGTCGCCTGCCAGACAGCCACCTTCCAGCTGCAG GACAACCTGCGAGACAAGCTGAGGCCTATATCAATCTCCGTCACCCACTCTGTGAAACGTGTGTGGCACTCCCATGTCCCTGCCAGCCAGCTAGGGGAGCTGTCTCCAGTACTGAGTCCTGCCATGCCCCCCACACTGCACGACGAG GTGAATTTCTTACGGCAGGGCTGTGGAGAAGACAAGATCTGCCAGAGCAACCTGCGGCTCCGCTATCGATTCGGGATCCGCCACCACGCTTCAGATCTCTTCACCCAGTTGCCCAA GGACATTGAAGGCACGCCTgtcttctctctctcagaccaGAAGGCTGTGACCTTGGAGGTTACCGTCACCAACCTGCCCTCTGACCCGCGCTACCCCCAGCAGGACGGAGACGATGCCCATGCTGCCCAGCTACTGGTGGCCGTGCCGGACACTCTGTCCTACTCCGGCTTCAGGGGCCCGCAG GACAAGCAGCTGGTGTGTCAGGCCAATCAGAACGGCTCCCTGGCAGAATGCGAACTGGGAAATCCACTCAAAAGAGGCTCCAAG ctCACCTTCTATGTAATCCTGAGCACCTCTGGTATCACCATAGAAACCACCGACCTGTTTGTCAACCTATCACTGAACAC TATCAGTGAACAGCTGGACCTGAAACCCATTGTGGCTCATGCCAAAGTTGTGATCGagctccctctctctgttgCTGG GGTGGCTCGTCCTCACCAGCTCTTCTTCAGCGGGACAGTGAGAGGCGAGAGTGCGATGACATCACAGGAGGACATGGGCAGTTTGGTGGAGTACGAGTTCAcg GTGACCAATCCTGGGCAGTCCCTCCAGACACTAGGCTCCGCCTTCCTGAACGTCATGTGGCCCCACGAGCTAGCCAATGGGAAGTGGCTACTGTACCCCACAGCGATGGAGTTTAAAGGGCAGCCCAACACTCGCTGCACAACCTCCCAACCTCTCAACGTCCTGAACAAGAGTCCCGTCTACCAATCCCAGGCTTTACAGAACACG AATTCCCCAACCAGGAAGGTCCGGTCCCACCCAGAGGAGGAGGACAGGGTCTTGACGCAAAGCATCATGGGTAGGACAACTCCAGCTGTGGCTGCCTCAGAAAGGAGGAAGTCTCTGGAGCTG GACTGCCAGCTGGGCTCTGCGCGCTGCATGCTGTTCCAGTGTCCCCTGCACAGCTTCTCCAGCTCGGCCGTGCTGAAGATCTGGGCCCGGCTGTGGAACAGCACCTTCCTGGAG GAGTTTCCCTCAGTCAGTGCCCTAGACTTGATAGTCAAGGCAAACATCACAGTCAAGTCCACCATTAAACACCTGGTGTTAAAGGATGCTGCTGCCAAG ATCTCAGTGATGATATATCCAGAGCACGGGGTCTCCGATCAATACGGGATCCCCTGGTGGATCATCCTGATAGccgtcctggcagggatcctggTCTTAGCCCTGCTGGTGTGTCTGCTGTGGAAG TGTGGGTTCTTCAGGCGAGCCCAGCACAAAGACACCGTTCCCCAGTACCATGCTGTGAAGATCCCCCGGCAGGACAGGCCGCAGTTCAAAGACGAGAAGACGGGCACCCTGCAGAAGAAGGAGTGGGCAACGCACTGGAGTGACGGGGCCTCCTGA
- the itga7 gene encoding integrin alpha-7 isoform X3 — MALYRTHRAAVGPSACTVLLLFLGALLAGQGWGFNLDTTETLTKEGEANSFFGFSVALHQQLTPEPKSWILVGAPQARGIVTDGASRTGALFKCPITAEEWDCERVNIDNEVSANRESKENQWLGVTVKSQGVGGKVVTCAHLYELRQRVKQPSETRDPIGRCYVLSEDLTERDDLDGGEWKFCEGRPQGHEQFGYCQQGISASFTPDKRYILFGAPGTYNWKGELRVQLLDLSVIDIGFYDDGPYEVADEQEKNDKLIPVPYNSYLGFSIDSAKGIISQKELTFVAGAPRANHTGAVVLLHKDNVYRLVPKHILWGEELASSFGYSVAAADLNNDGWVDLLVGAPNFFDRKEEIGGAVYVYLNPKGRKEWAKPVRLNGTYDSMFGLTVSSVGDLDQDGYGDIAVGAPFDGDGKVYIYRGSASGIITKAAQVLDGLAVGVQRFGYSISGGLDIDGNSYPDLAVGSLNDQVVLYRSRPVINIGRTVKITPQNIDLEQRNCQGRDGVCVDVKACFSYTAHPSSYRPHITLAVLFEADTERRKLSLPHRVNFLGRVDREPEYQHSEEVLLQGQHHVACQTATFQLQDNLRDKLRPISISVTHSVKRVWHSHVPASQLGELSPVLSPAMPPTLHDEVNFLRQGCGEDKICQSNLRLRYRFGIRHHASDLFTQLPKDIEGTPVFSLSDQKAVTLEVTVTNLPSDPRYPQQDGDDAHAAQLLVAVPDTLSYSGFRGPQDKQLVCQANQNGSLAECELGNPLKRGSKLTFYVILSTSGITIETTDLFVNLSLNTISEQLDLKPIVAHAKVVIELPLSVAGVARPHQLFFSGTVRGESAMTSQEDMGSLVEYEFTVTNPGQSLQTLGSAFLNVMWPHELANGKWLLYPTAMEFKGQPNTRCTTSQPLNVLNKSPVYQSQALQNTNSPTRKVRSHPEEEDRVLTQSIMGRTTPAVAASERRKSLELDCQLGSARCMLFQCPLHSFSSSAVLKIWARLWNSTFLEEFPSVSALDLIVKANITVKSTIKHLVLKDAAAKISVMIYPEHGVSDQYGIPWWIILIAVLAGILVLALLVCLLWKCGFFRRSERRPQYETEYHSAHLQVQPSEAEKQAADLS, encoded by the exons GATCCTGGTGGGGGCGCCACAGGCCCGCGGCATAGTGACAGACGGAGCCAGTCGCACAGGGGCGCTGTTCAAGTGTCCAATCACAGCGGAGGAGTGGGACTGCGAGCGAGTGAACATCGACAACGAGG TGAGCGCTAATCGGGAGAGCAAGGAGAATCAATGGCTCGGGGTGACAGTCAAGAGCCAGGGCGTTGGAGGAAAAGTGGtg ACATGCGCCCACCTGTACGAGTTGCGGCAGCGCGTGAAGCAACCCTCGGAGACGCGGGACCCCATTGGGCGCTGTTACGTGCTCAGCGAGGACCTGACAGAGCGGGACGACCTGGACGGCGGGGAGTGGAAATTCTGTGAGGGGCGGCCGCAGGGGCATGAGCAGTTCGGCTACTGCCAGCAGGGCATCTCCGCCAGCTTCACCCCCGACAAGAGGTACATCCTCTTCGGGGCGCCGGGCACCTACAACTGGAAAG GTGAGTTGAGGGTCCAGCTCCTTGACCTGTCTGTGATTGACATTGGCTTCTATGACGACGGGCCCTACGAGGTGGCAGACGAACAGGAGAAGAATGACAAGCTGATCCCAGTGCCCTATAACAGCTACCTGG GATTTTCAATAGACTCTGCCAAGGGCATCATCAGCCAGAAGGAGCTGACTTTTGTGGCCGGGGCGCCCCGTGCCAACCACACGGGCGCCGTGGTCCTGCTGCACAAGGACAATGTGTACAGACTGGTACCTAAGCACATCCTGTGGGGCGAGGAGTTGGCATCTTCTTTTGGGTATTCTGTCGCTGCAGCTGACCTCAACAATGATGG TTGGGTGGACCTGTTAGTGGGGGCTCCTAATTTCTTTGACCGGAAGGAGGAGATCGGCGGCGCTGTGTACGTGTACCTCAACCCAAAGGGCCGCAAGGAGTGGGCCAAGCCTGTGCGGCTCAATGGCACCTATGACTCCATGTTCGGTCTGACGGTCAGCAGCGTGGGTGATCTGGACCAGGATGGATATGGAG aCATCGCAGTGGGAGCCCCATTCGATGGCGATGGCAAGGTCTACATCTACCGTGGCTCTGCCTCTGGCATCATCACCAAGGCTGCCCAG GTGCTGGATGGGTTGGCTGTGGGGGTGCAGCGTTTCGGATACTCCATTTCGGGGGGTCTGGACATCGACGGGAACTCTTACCCCGACTTGGCAGTGGGCTCCCTCAATGATCAGGTGGTCCTGTACAG GTCTCGTCCAGTAATCAACATAGGCCGAACCGTCAAAATCACGCCCCAAAACATCGACCTGGAGCAACGCAACTGTCAGGGCCGTGATGGAGTGTG TGTGGACGTGAAGGCCTGCTTCAGTTACACTGCGCACCCCTCATCCTACAGACCCCATATCA CTTTGGCAGTTCTGTTTGAGGCCGACACCGAGCGTAGGAAGTTGAGCCTCCCACATCGCGTCAACTTCCTGGGCCGGGTGGATAGAGAGCCAGAGTACCAGCACTCAGAGGAGGTGTTGCTCCAAGGGCAGCATCACGTCGCCTGCCAGACAGCCACCTTCCAGCTGCAG GACAACCTGCGAGACAAGCTGAGGCCTATATCAATCTCCGTCACCCACTCTGTGAAACGTGTGTGGCACTCCCATGTCCCTGCCAGCCAGCTAGGGGAGCTGTCTCCAGTACTGAGTCCTGCCATGCCCCCCACACTGCACGACGAG GTGAATTTCTTACGGCAGGGCTGTGGAGAAGACAAGATCTGCCAGAGCAACCTGCGGCTCCGCTATCGATTCGGGATCCGCCACCACGCTTCAGATCTCTTCACCCAGTTGCCCAA GGACATTGAAGGCACGCCTgtcttctctctctcagaccaGAAGGCTGTGACCTTGGAGGTTACCGTCACCAACCTGCCCTCTGACCCGCGCTACCCCCAGCAGGACGGAGACGATGCCCATGCTGCCCAGCTACTGGTGGCCGTGCCGGACACTCTGTCCTACTCCGGCTTCAGGGGCCCGCAG GACAAGCAGCTGGTGTGTCAGGCCAATCAGAACGGCTCCCTGGCAGAATGCGAACTGGGAAATCCACTCAAAAGAGGCTCCAAG ctCACCTTCTATGTAATCCTGAGCACCTCTGGTATCACCATAGAAACCACCGACCTGTTTGTCAACCTATCACTGAACAC TATCAGTGAACAGCTGGACCTGAAACCCATTGTGGCTCATGCCAAAGTTGTGATCGagctccctctctctgttgCTGG GGTGGCTCGTCCTCACCAGCTCTTCTTCAGCGGGACAGTGAGAGGCGAGAGTGCGATGACATCACAGGAGGACATGGGCAGTTTGGTGGAGTACGAGTTCAcg GTGACCAATCCTGGGCAGTCCCTCCAGACACTAGGCTCCGCCTTCCTGAACGTCATGTGGCCCCACGAGCTAGCCAATGGGAAGTGGCTACTGTACCCCACAGCGATGGAGTTTAAAGGGCAGCCCAACACTCGCTGCACAACCTCCCAACCTCTCAACGTCCTGAACAAGAGTCCCGTCTACCAATCCCAGGCTTTACAGAACACG AATTCCCCAACCAGGAAGGTCCGGTCCCACCCAGAGGAGGAGGACAGGGTCTTGACGCAAAGCATCATGGGTAGGACAACTCCAGCTGTGGCTGCCTCAGAAAGGAGGAAGTCTCTGGAGCTG GACTGCCAGCTGGGCTCTGCGCGCTGCATGCTGTTCCAGTGTCCCCTGCACAGCTTCTCCAGCTCGGCCGTGCTGAAGATCTGGGCCCGGCTGTGGAACAGCACCTTCCTGGAG GAGTTTCCCTCAGTCAGTGCCCTAGACTTGATAGTCAAGGCAAACATCACAGTCAAGTCCACCATTAAACACCTGGTGTTAAAGGATGCTGCTGCCAAG ATCTCAGTGATGATATATCCAGAGCACGGGGTCTCCGATCAATACGGGATCCCCTGGTGGATCATCCTGATAGccgtcctggcagggatcctggTCTTAGCCCTGCTGGTGTGTCTGCTGTGGAAG TGTGGGTTCTTCCGTCGCTCGGAGCGGCGCCCGCAGTACGAGACGGAATACCATAGCGCCCACCTGCAAGTCCAGCCCTCCGAGGCAGAGAAACAGGCGGCCGATCTGAGCTAG